The Anas platyrhynchos isolate ZD024472 breed Pekin duck chromosome 34, IASCAAS_PekinDuck_T2T, whole genome shotgun sequence genome contains a region encoding:
- the KRT18 gene encoding keratin, type I cytoskeletal 18, whose protein sequence is MSYSRSTVYSSSTRSGGSRRLAPLSSAASVYAGAGGSGSRISITRSSSLGSGFGAGYGASYGAGYGGSYGGSYGGSLLLSGSGVVQNEKETMQDLNERLATYLDKVRSLEQENRRLEVQIREHLAKKGPSTQDWSHYWEAIEDLRAKIFDSTVENARTVLQIDNARLAADDFRVKYEAELAIRMSVESDIAGLRKVIDDTNMARLQLEGEIEALKEELIFMRKNHEEEVRSLQAQVSGSGLTVEVDAPKAQDLGKVLAEIRAQYDALAQKNLEDLEKQWGQQISESTIEITQSSKEVDTARSTVVDLRRSAQTLEIDLESLRNQNGALEGSLREVEGRYALQMEQLNGLILRAEAELAQARGELQRQADEYQALLNVKSKLEAEIATYRQLLDGGEQLSLQDALDKESSSSTVRSSQRVLDGKVVTETKEVKVRVL, encoded by the exons ATGAGCTACTCCCGCAGCACCGTCTACTCCAGCTCGACCCGCTCGGGCGGCAGCCGTCGCCTCGCGCCCCTGAGCAGCGCCGCCAGCGTCTacgcgggggccgggggctcggGGTCCCGCATCTCCATCAcccgcagcagcagcctgggcagcGGCTTTGGGGCCGGCTACGGGGCCAGCTATGGGGCCGGTTACGGGGGCAGCTACGGGGGCAGCTACGggggcagcctgctgctgtcGGGCTCCGGCGTGGTGCAGAACGAGAAGGAGACGATGCAGGACCTCAACGAGCGCCTGGCCACCTACCTGGACAAGGTGCGCAGCCTGGAGCAGGAGAACCGGCGGCTGGAGGTGCAGATCCGCGAGCACCTGGCCAAGAAGGGGCCCAGCACCCAGGACTGGAGCCACTACTGGGAGGCGATCGAGGACCTGCGCGCCAAG ATCTTCGATAGCACCGTGGAGAACGCCCGCACCGTGCTGCAGATCGACAACGCCCGGCTGGCGGCCGACGACTTCAGGGTCAA GTACGAGGCGGAGCTGGCCATCCGCATGTCGGTGGAGAGCGACATCGCCGGGCTGCGCAAGGTCATCGACGACACCAACATGGCCcggctgcagctggagggagAGATCGAGGCGCTGAAGGAGGAGCTCATCTTCATGAGGAAGAACCACGAGGAG gaggTGAGGAGCCTGCAGGCGCAGGTCTCCGGCTCGGGGCTGACGGTGGAGGTGGACGCCCCCAAGGCTCAGGACCTGGGCAAGGTCCTGGCCGAGATCCGGGCGCAGTACGACGCCCTGGCCCAGAAGAACCTGGAGGACCTGGAGAAGCAGTGGGGGCAGCAG ATCTCCGAGAGCACCATCGAGATCACGCAGAGCAGCAAGGAGGTGGACACAGCCCGCAGCACCGTGGTGGACCTCCGCCGCTCCGCGCAGACGCTGGAGATCGACCTGGAGTCCCTGCGCAACCAG AACGGAGCCCTGGAGGGCAGCCTGCGGGAGGTGGAGGGCCGCTACGCGCTGCAGATGGAGCAGCTCAACGGCCTCATCCTGCGCGCCGAGGCGGAGCTGGCGCAGGCGCGGGGGGAGCTGCAGCGCCAGGCGGACGAGTACCAGGCCCTGCTCAACGTCAAGAGCAAGCTGGAGGCCGAGATCGCCACGTACCGGCAGCTGCTGGACGGCGGCGAGCAGCTCAG CCTGCAGGACGCGCTGGacaaggagagcagcagcagcaccgtgaGGAGCTCGCAGCGCGTGCTGGATGGGAAGGTGGTGACCGAGACCAAGGAGGTCAAGGTCAGGGTCCTCTGA